From Nitrospinota bacterium:
GAACGAGGCGCTCGGTGCGCTCAAGGCGGGTGAGATCAGCGGCGCCGCCGTCCTGGAGGTGGCTTGATAGGTGAGACACGTGGAACGATGACCAATAAGGTATGTTGGTTCGAAATCCCCAAGATTTGATATGGAAATTGAAAGATAGTTTAAATATTATCGCTTTTTAAACGATTACACGATGAAATTGCCCCTATGCGACCCTTAACCTCCAGGGGCAATAACTGTTGAAATATGCCCCTTTCCCCTTCTGGGCCAGAGTTAAGATTACCTGGGATAATCGAACCTGGCCTCCTTTGAGCAAATCATCAATCCTGTAAGCAAGCCATACAAGCCCACCGGGTTTCTCGGTCCCTGAGGGGCCTCGTTGGCATGATGCCACACCTTCGGCTCATGAGCCGCTCTCATTTATTATTAATCAGTTACAAGGATATTACTCTGCCAGGGTGCTAAAATAGTAAGGCGACGATTGAGGGTGGCACCGTTCTTGCTGAAATATATATATATCGCTTCTAGCTGATTAGAAGGGAATACACCCCTTGATTAGGCTTCTTAAATTACTGATAAGAGACAATGAAGCAGCCTCGGCTGTGGAGTACGCTGTGCTTATAGCCCTCATTGCAGCGGTTATAGTATTTGCTGTACAGAGAATTGGTAACACGCTGAACAACGTGTTCGCCAATG
This genomic window contains:
- a CDS encoding Flp family type IVb pilin; protein product: MRLLKLLIRDNEAASAVEYAVLIALIAAVIVFAVQRIGNTLNNVFANVGSAIESAVPEGSCCD